A genomic region of Planococcus kocurii contains the following coding sequences:
- the opp4B gene encoding oligopeptide ABC transporter permease translates to MWKLIVRRTLITIPQIIVLSLLVFILAQAMPGDALTGLIDPSIDPATIEAMRERLGLNNPWYVQYIDWIKGVLQGDFGQSFRFKMPVSELIGGRMINTLWLSLATLILTYLIAIPLGIISGRFNDTWLDRAITGYTYIGFAAPLFIFALVMLFIFGFQLGWFPTSGSVAPGTEPGTFAYFISKVNHLLLPALSMALITTVSTVQYLRSEIIDTKQKDFIVTARAKGASESRVYNRHVLRNSLLPIAAFFGYEITGLIGGTIFIENIFGYPGMGELFLSSISLRDYSVMTALVLLFGLAAIIGALLSDIILSLVDPRIRIK, encoded by the coding sequence ATGTGGAAATTAATTGTTCGCAGAACACTGATCACTATCCCGCAAATAATTGTATTAAGTTTATTGGTCTTTATTTTAGCTCAAGCCATGCCAGGAGATGCATTAACAGGATTGATCGACCCAAGTATTGATCCCGCTACTATCGAGGCAATGCGTGAACGTCTCGGGTTAAACAATCCTTGGTATGTGCAGTACATCGACTGGATTAAAGGAGTCTTACAAGGTGATTTTGGTCAATCATTCCGCTTTAAAATGCCAGTATCTGAATTAATTGGCGGGCGAATGATTAATACGTTGTGGTTGTCTTTAGCAACATTGATTTTAACGTATTTGATCGCTATTCCTCTTGGAATCATTAGTGGCCGTTTTAATGACACGTGGTTGGACCGTGCGATTACAGGTTATACGTACATTGGCTTTGCAGCACCCTTATTCATTTTCGCATTAGTGATGTTGTTCATTTTTGGTTTCCAACTTGGTTGGTTCCCGACAAGCGGCAGTGTCGCACCTGGTACAGAACCAGGAACCTTTGCCTATTTCATCAGTAAAGTAAATCATTTATTATTACCGGCATTATCGATGGCTTTAATTACTACCGTATCTACCGTTCAGTACTTACGAAGTGAGATTATTGATACGAAACAAAAAGATTTTATCGTAACAGCTCGCGCTAAAGGGGCATCTGAATCACGGGTTTATAACCGCCATGTACTTCGTAACTCGTTGCTTCCAATTGCAGCATTCTTTGGATACGAAATCACAGGATTGATTGGGGGAACCATATTCATCGAAAACATTTTTGGCTATCCAGGAATGGGTGAGTTATTCCTATCTTCTATTAGTTTGCGTGATTATAGCGTCATGACAGCCCTTGTTCTGTTATTCGGACTTGCCGCAATTATTGGTGCGTTATTATCAGATATCATCTTAAGTTTAGTAGATCCACGTATCCGGATTAAATAA
- a CDS encoding beta-ketoacyl-ACP synthase III → MNAGIVGMGRCLPEERLTNFQLEQRMDTNDEWIRTMTGIEERRIAKDDQDTSDMAREAAKKAIEDAGIDPAEIGLILVATVTPDQPFPSMACVIQQEIGAVNAAAMDISAACAGFMYGVITAKQFIDSDVYKYVLVVGVEKLSKITNWEDRNTAVLFGDGAGAAVIGKVSEGRGILSFELGADGSGGKHLYQDEYLVMNGREVFKFAVRQMGESAINVIKKAGLEKEDVDFLIPHQANIRIMEASRERLGLPVEKMSKTIQKYGNTSAASIPISLVEDLEEGRVKDDDVIVMVGFGGGLTWGAIAMKWGK, encoded by the coding sequence ATGAATGCTGGAATAGTCGGTATGGGCAGATGCCTGCCAGAAGAAAGATTGACGAATTTTCAATTAGAGCAGCGCATGGATACGAACGACGAGTGGATCCGCACTATGACAGGCATAGAAGAACGTCGGATTGCAAAAGACGATCAGGATACTTCTGACATGGCGCGTGAAGCGGCAAAAAAAGCGATTGAAGATGCTGGTATTGATCCAGCTGAAATCGGTTTAATCTTAGTGGCGACGGTTACACCTGATCAACCTTTCCCATCGATGGCCTGTGTGATTCAGCAAGAAATAGGAGCTGTTAATGCTGCGGCTATGGATATTTCAGCTGCATGCGCAGGATTTATGTATGGAGTTATTACTGCGAAACAATTCATCGATTCGGATGTTTATAAATATGTGTTGGTTGTAGGTGTTGAAAAACTATCGAAAATTACTAACTGGGAAGATCGCAACACGGCTGTTCTTTTCGGAGATGGAGCCGGAGCTGCAGTTATTGGGAAAGTTTCTGAAGGGCGAGGTATTTTATCTTTTGAACTCGGTGCTGATGGTTCTGGAGGCAAACACCTCTATCAGGACGAGTATTTAGTAATGAATGGCCGCGAAGTCTTTAAATTTGCTGTGCGCCAAATGGGCGAATCTGCAATAAATGTCATCAAAAAAGCGGGTTTGGAAAAAGAAGATGTCGATTTTTTGATTCCCCATCAGGCGAACATTCGTATTATGGAAGCGTCTAGAGAACGATTAGGCTTGCCAGTTGAAAAAATGTCAAAAACAATTCAAAAATATGGTAACACTTCAGCAGCTTCAATCCCAATTTCTCTTGTCGAAGACTTAGAAGAAGGCCGTGTTAAAGACGATGATGTTATCGTAATGGTTGGATTCGGTGGAGGCTTGACTTGGGGCGCTATTGCTATGAAGTGGGGCAAATAA
- a CDS encoding DUF3899 domain-containing protein, with protein sequence MKKLFFSIVIIQVLILITAFFRTDHVTLLSYINNSFVYGGILLFLGSWVFVVRTGVFDIFTISMRKAFKLKSTLEDDEMRPPSEVIAFSSSYLLLTGTITLLIMMVCLVIYSL encoded by the coding sequence TTGAAAAAATTGTTTTTTTCTATCGTAATTATTCAAGTATTGATTTTAATTACTGCTTTTTTTAGGACTGATCATGTCACGTTGTTGTCGTATATTAATAATTCATTTGTTTACGGCGGCATTTTATTGTTTTTGGGTTCTTGGGTTTTTGTCGTTCGAACAGGTGTGTTTGATATATTCACTATAAGTATGAGAAAGGCTTTCAAGCTAAAATCGACTCTTGAAGATGATGAGATGCGGCCGCCTTCTGAAGTGATTGCTTTTTCCAGTTCGTATCTGCTCCTTACTGGCACGATCACCTTGCTGATCATGATGGTTTGCCTAGTAATTTATAGCCTTTAG
- the opp4A gene encoding oligopeptide ABC transporter substrate-binding protein encodes MGKNNRSKFLLFLIISFVLILAACNGDDKAKDGDDKGAEDGDKKKDGMYSIEDFSNVKTNEGEAIDGGTITFGLVSDTVFEGTLNWNFYSGAPDAEILNWFDEGLLTWDENYVYTNDGAATYEISEDERTFTFKIGDNVNWHDGEPVTAEDWQFAHEVIGNKDYDGPRYNSDFTNIEGMEEYNSGKADTISGIEVVDEKTLKITYIESTPSLLTGSIWSYPLAKHIFGDMAVADISSSPEVRQNPIGFGPFKVDSIVPGESVTLTKNEDYWRGAPKLDGVTIKVISSSTVVQELETGGVDLISDFPVDQFPDNAEMSNVEYLGTIDRAYTYIGFKLGTWDAEKNVVAPNPDAKMGDVELRQAMWHAVDNTAVGERFYNGLRWNATTLIPPSHPEFHDDKNEGRAYDPEAAMKLLDDAGYVDTDDDGFREDPEGKPLEINFISMTGGDTAEPLAQYYVQSWEKVGLKVNLEMLEFNTFYDRVGNGGEDDPEVDVYQAAWGVGIDVDPSGLYGAEALYNFARWENEDNERLLKEGRSPEAFDLTYRQDVYKEWQQLMVDEVPVFPTLYRALLSPVNNRVLNYAIGDGTGIYLSDLAVSEEKAITAE; translated from the coding sequence ATGGGGAAGAATAACAGGTCTAAGTTTTTACTCTTTTTAATCATATCTTTTGTCCTAATTTTGGCAGCTTGTAACGGTGACGATAAAGCGAAAGACGGCGACGACAAAGGCGCTGAAGACGGAGATAAAAAGAAAGACGGCATGTATTCAATAGAAGATTTTAGCAATGTTAAAACCAATGAAGGCGAAGCCATTGATGGTGGAACGATTACATTTGGTTTAGTATCCGATACGGTATTTGAAGGAACGTTAAACTGGAACTTCTACTCTGGTGCACCAGATGCAGAAATTTTAAACTGGTTTGATGAAGGCTTGTTAACGTGGGATGAAAACTACGTGTATACAAATGATGGAGCTGCGACATATGAAATTTCAGAAGATGAACGCACATTTACATTCAAAATCGGCGATAATGTCAACTGGCACGACGGCGAGCCTGTAACTGCTGAAGACTGGCAGTTTGCGCACGAAGTAATCGGTAACAAAGATTACGACGGTCCTCGCTACAACTCTGATTTCACGAACATTGAAGGAATGGAAGAGTATAACAGCGGAAAAGCTGATACGATTTCAGGCATTGAAGTAGTTGATGAGAAAACATTGAAAATTACGTACATCGAATCAACACCTTCTCTATTAACAGGAAGCATTTGGTCATATCCACTAGCGAAGCACATTTTTGGCGACATGGCAGTAGCAGATATTTCATCTTCACCAGAAGTTCGTCAAAACCCAATTGGTTTTGGACCGTTTAAAGTAGACAGCATCGTACCTGGTGAGTCTGTAACGCTTACTAAAAACGAAGACTACTGGCGCGGAGCACCAAAACTTGATGGCGTGACAATCAAAGTAATTAGCAGTTCAACAGTTGTTCAAGAATTGGAAACGGGTGGCGTTGACTTGATCAGTGATTTCCCAGTAGATCAATTCCCGGACAATGCTGAAATGTCTAACGTTGAATACTTAGGTACGATTGATCGTGCTTATACGTATATTGGCTTTAAACTTGGAACATGGGATGCAGAGAAAAACGTAGTAGCGCCTAACCCAGATGCGAAAATGGGCGATGTCGAACTTCGTCAAGCAATGTGGCATGCTGTAGACAACACGGCAGTTGGCGAGCGTTTCTATAATGGATTACGTTGGAATGCAACAACATTGATTCCACCGTCGCATCCTGAATTCCATGACGATAAAAACGAAGGCAGAGCGTATGATCCTGAAGCCGCAATGAAGCTTTTGGATGATGCAGGATATGTTGATACGGATGATGATGGATTCCGTGAAGATCCGGAAGGCAAACCACTTGAAATCAACTTTATTTCGATGACGGGTGGAGACACTGCTGAGCCATTAGCTCAATACTATGTACAATCATGGGAAAAAGTTGGATTAAAGGTAAACTTGGAAATGCTTGAGTTTAATACATTCTACGACCGTGTTGGTAACGGCGGAGAAGACGATCCAGAAGTAGATGTCTACCAAGCAGCTTGGGGAGTTGGAATTGACGTAGATCCTTCAGGTCTTTACGGAGCTGAAGCTCTATACAATTTTGCTCGCTGGGAAAACGAAGACAACGAGCGTCTTTTAAAAGAAGGCCGTTCACCAGAAGCATTCGATTTAACATACCGTCAAGACGTATACAAAGAGTGGCAGCAGTTGATGGTTGATGAAGTGCCGGTATTCCCGACTCTATATCGCGCATTACTTAGCCCGGTTAACAATCGCGTATTGAATTATGCAATCGGTGATGGAACTGGCATTTACTTGTCTGATCTTGCTGTGAGTGAAGAAAAAGCAATTACAGCAGAATAA
- a CDS encoding YjzD family protein, producing the protein MQYIGTFFWSFLLISLVNYVVSAVQNVPFDFMVGVYISIVFSILIFVMVAVIPSEPAPEKH; encoded by the coding sequence ATGCAATATATTGGAACATTTTTTTGGTCATTCTTATTGATTTCATTAGTCAACTACGTGGTAAGTGCAGTACAAAACGTACCTTTCGACTTTATGGTCGGCGTTTACATTTCGATCGTATTTTCAATTTTAATCTTCGTTATGGTAGCTGTTATTCCTAGCGAACCAGCTCCTGAAAAACACTAA
- the trpS gene encoding tryptophan--tRNA ligase, translating to MTKKKIFSGVQPTGTVTLGNYIGAFKQFTELQDEYDCIFCIVDQHAITMPQDRLALRKNIKALAALYLAVGIDPEKVTLFIQSEVPAHAQAGWMLQCVSTIGELERMTQYKDKSAKNASVLAGLLTYPPLMAADILLYQTDIVPVGDDQKQHIELTRDLAERFNRKYNDVFTMPDIRTPKNGARIMSLQDPTKKMSKSDPNKKAMITLLDDLKTIEKKIKSAVTDSEGIVRYDPINKPGVANLLTIEAALTGESIDDLVTKYEGAGYGDFKSSVAQAVIKHLAPIQERYALLLDSDELDTILDAGAQKANFLATKTLTKMENAMGLGRKRK from the coding sequence ATGACCAAGAAGAAAATTTTTTCAGGCGTTCAGCCTACTGGTACGGTAACACTCGGAAATTACATAGGTGCGTTTAAACAGTTTACTGAGCTGCAAGATGAATATGATTGTATTTTTTGTATTGTTGATCAACACGCCATTACAATGCCTCAAGATCGACTAGCGTTACGTAAAAATATTAAGGCGTTGGCGGCACTTTATCTAGCCGTTGGAATTGATCCCGAAAAAGTAACTTTGTTTATTCAATCGGAAGTTCCAGCGCATGCACAAGCCGGATGGATGTTACAATGTGTTTCAACCATCGGAGAACTAGAACGCATGACACAATATAAAGACAAATCGGCGAAAAATGCTTCTGTTTTGGCAGGATTGTTAACGTATCCGCCATTGATGGCAGCCGATATTCTTTTGTATCAAACTGATATTGTACCTGTTGGCGATGATCAAAAACAGCATATTGAATTGACGCGTGATTTAGCAGAGAGATTTAACCGGAAGTACAACGATGTCTTTACTATGCCTGATATACGTACTCCTAAAAATGGCGCACGTATTATGTCCTTGCAAGACCCTACAAAGAAAATGAGTAAATCTGATCCCAACAAAAAAGCAATGATCACTTTGCTTGATGACTTGAAAACAATTGAAAAGAAAATTAAGAGTGCTGTCACTGATTCAGAAGGAATTGTTCGCTACGACCCAATCAATAAGCCTGGTGTTGCCAACCTTTTAACAATCGAAGCTGCGTTAACTGGCGAAAGTATCGATGATTTGGTGACAAAGTACGAAGGGGCGGGGTATGGAGATTTTAAATCTTCCGTTGCACAAGCTGTTATCAAACATTTAGCTCCTATTCAGGAACGTTATGCCTTACTTCTTGATTCTGACGAATTAGATACCATTCTTGACGCAGGTGCCCAAAAAGCTAATTTCCTAGCCACTAAAACCTTAACGAAGATGGAAAATGCTATGGGTCTTGGACGTAAAAGAAAATAA
- a CDS encoding ABC transporter ATP-binding protein — MSLIEVENLKVHFPVRGGVFQTVQDHVRAVDGVSFSIEQGQTYGLVGESGSGKTTTGRAIIGLNDITSGKVLFEGRDLATVSKKEYIDVRKDIQMIFQDPFSSLNPKKRVADIVAEPLRNYEKLSAKEERMRVQELMELVGLSPEAIYKYPHEFSGGQRQRIGIARAIALNPKLIIADEPVSALDVSVQAQVLNFMREIQKELNLTYLFISHDLGIIRHMCDHIGIMYKGRYVENGTAEEIFTNPQHIYTKRLIAAIPDSNPRNRDMHYENRKLVKAEYDRLEKDFFDEEGLPYSLKSISATHQVALAERG, encoded by the coding sequence ATGTCGCTAATTGAAGTTGAAAATTTAAAAGTTCACTTTCCTGTTCGTGGCGGTGTCTTTCAAACGGTACAAGATCATGTCCGTGCAGTAGATGGCGTATCGTTCTCGATTGAACAAGGTCAAACTTATGGACTTGTTGGAGAATCGGGGTCTGGAAAGACAACGACCGGTCGTGCCATTATCGGATTAAATGACATTACTTCAGGAAAAGTTCTGTTTGAAGGTAGAGACTTGGCGACAGTTAGCAAAAAAGAGTACATTGATGTGCGAAAAGATATTCAAATGATTTTTCAGGATCCTTTCTCATCGCTCAATCCAAAAAAAAGAGTCGCAGATATAGTAGCTGAACCACTCCGCAACTATGAAAAATTATCTGCAAAAGAAGAACGGATGCGTGTGCAAGAACTGATGGAATTAGTAGGACTTAGTCCAGAGGCTATTTACAAGTATCCTCACGAATTTTCTGGAGGGCAGCGTCAACGAATCGGTATTGCCCGGGCAATTGCCTTAAATCCCAAATTGATTATTGCTGATGAACCTGTTTCTGCATTAGATGTATCGGTCCAAGCTCAAGTATTAAACTTTATGCGTGAAATCCAAAAAGAACTAAATTTAACGTATTTATTTATTAGTCATGATTTAGGAATCATTCGCCATATGTGTGACCATATTGGCATTATGTATAAAGGGAGATATGTTGAGAATGGCACAGCAGAAGAAATTTTTACCAATCCACAGCATATTTATACGAAGCGTTTAATAGCAGCTATTCCAGATAGTAATCCACGCAATCGAGATATGCACTATGAAAATCGTAAGTTGGTAAAAGCTGAATATGACCGGCTGGAAAAAGACTTTTTTGATGAAGAAGGTTTGCCTTACTCGTTAAAATCAATTTCAGCTACCCACCAAGTAGCGTTAGCTGAGAGAGGTTGA
- a CDS encoding ABC transporter permease, protein MRLDKDVGTQIPDLDLGKSPSGFSILLRELIRDKVAFVSLLFLFLIVAGVFGTSIILDQAEIIKVDLFALYEAPSEMYWLGTDYGGRDIFGQLIIGTRNSLAIGIIVTLLTGIIGILVGLISGYYGGTVDNVFMRFVDFFMVLPTLMIVIAFVTAVPGYSIVSFSLIMTAFLWMGIARLIRSKALQEKELDYVKASKTLGTSDFKIMFFQVLPNLSSIIIVTMTLNLAANIGIESGLSFLGFGFPESTPSLGTLISYARNPQTLELRWWIWLPASILILVLMLSINNVGQALKRATDARQRRG, encoded by the coding sequence ATGAGACTTGATAAAGACGTTGGAACACAAATTCCAGATTTGGATCTCGGTAAAAGCCCATCTGGATTTAGTATATTGCTAAGAGAATTAATACGAGATAAAGTAGCTTTTGTTTCTTTATTGTTTTTATTTCTAATTGTTGCTGGCGTATTCGGGACATCCATTATTTTGGATCAAGCTGAAATCATTAAAGTGGACTTGTTTGCTCTTTATGAAGCGCCATCTGAGATGTATTGGCTCGGCACCGATTACGGCGGACGAGATATTTTTGGTCAATTGATTATTGGGACGCGTAACTCTCTGGCTATTGGAATCATCGTTACGCTATTGACAGGAATTATCGGCATATTGGTCGGACTGATCTCCGGGTACTACGGAGGCACTGTTGATAATGTTTTCATGCGTTTTGTCGACTTTTTCATGGTCTTGCCAACGCTCATGATTGTCATCGCTTTTGTTACGGCTGTCCCTGGTTATAGCATTGTATCGTTTTCATTAATCATGACGGCTTTCTTATGGATGGGAATCGCCCGTCTAATTCGGTCTAAAGCATTACAGGAAAAAGAGTTGGATTACGTAAAAGCCTCTAAAACATTAGGGACGTCCGATTTTAAAATTATGTTTTTCCAAGTGTTACCAAACCTAAGTTCGATCATCATCGTGACGATGACGTTAAACTTAGCGGCAAATATCGGAATTGAATCTGGATTGTCCTTTTTAGGATTCGGTTTTCCAGAGTCAACTCCAAGTCTGGGGACGTTGATTAGTTACGCACGAAATCCTCAAACGCTGGAGCTGAGATGGTGGATTTGGTTACCTGCATCAATTCTAATTTTAGTATTGATGCTTAGTATAAATAATGTTGGGCAAGCGTTAAAACGCGCTACCGATGCCCGGCAGCGAAGAGGGTAA
- the fabF gene encoding beta-ketoacyl-ACP synthase II — translation MENRRVVITGIGAVTPLGNNIETTWEAVKSGKSGVGPLTRLDADLYSAKVAAEVNDFSIEDYIEKKDARKMDRFTHYALAASIMAMKDAKLELDDKTALRTGVWIGSGIGGMETIESQMNVLNTRGVRRISPFLIPMIIPDMASGQVSIYFGAKAINSCSVTACASGTNSIGDAFKVIQRNDADVMISGGAEAPITQLSVAGFTANTALTTNTDAATASRPFDKNRDGFVIGEGAGIVILEEYEHAIARGATIYAEVVGYGSTGDAYHITAPAEGGEGAARAMAQALADAGVETTDIGYINAHGTSTAYNDLYETMAVKTVFGEHAYKLGMSSTKSMTGHLLGAAGGVEAIFTALALQEGIMPPTTNYETPDEQCDLDYVPNTARKAEFEYAMSNSLGFGGHNASLVFKKV, via the coding sequence ATGGAAAATCGCCGTGTAGTTATTACGGGAATTGGTGCTGTAACACCGTTAGGTAACAATATTGAAACTACTTGGGAAGCTGTTAAAAGTGGTAAATCTGGAGTCGGTCCCTTAACACGATTAGATGCAGATTTGTATTCAGCGAAAGTGGCTGCAGAAGTAAATGACTTTTCGATAGAAGATTATATTGAAAAGAAAGATGCTCGGAAAATGGACCGTTTTACGCATTACGCGCTAGCTGCTTCGATCATGGCAATGAAAGATGCCAAGCTTGAATTAGATGACAAAACAGCTTTGCGGACAGGTGTGTGGATTGGTTCGGGTATTGGCGGTATGGAGACAATCGAAAGTCAAATGAATGTACTAAATACGCGAGGCGTTCGTCGCATTAGTCCGTTCTTAATTCCGATGATTATTCCGGATATGGCTTCTGGCCAAGTATCAATTTACTTTGGTGCTAAAGCAATCAACTCTTGTTCAGTAACAGCTTGTGCTTCAGGCACTAATTCGATTGGTGATGCGTTTAAAGTTATTCAACGTAACGATGCAGATGTGATGATTTCAGGTGGAGCAGAAGCGCCTATCACGCAATTATCTGTAGCTGGATTTACAGCAAATACAGCTTTGACAACAAACACAGATGCCGCTACAGCATCTCGTCCATTTGATAAAAACCGCGATGGATTTGTCATTGGAGAAGGCGCAGGTATCGTTATTCTTGAAGAATACGAACATGCGATAGCACGAGGTGCTACAATTTATGCGGAAGTCGTTGGCTATGGTTCTACAGGAGATGCTTATCACATCACTGCTCCTGCTGAAGGTGGCGAAGGTGCAGCTCGTGCAATGGCACAAGCTTTGGCAGATGCAGGCGTTGAAACTACGGATATTGGATACATTAATGCACATGGTACCAGTACGGCTTATAACGATCTGTATGAAACAATGGCTGTCAAAACAGTCTTTGGCGAACATGCTTATAAATTAGGAATGAGCTCAACTAAATCCATGACAGGTCATTTGCTTGGAGCTGCCGGTGGAGTCGAAGCGATTTTCACAGCACTGGCATTACAAGAAGGCATTATGCCTCCAACGACAAATTACGAAACACCTGACGAACAATGCGATTTAGACTATGTTCCAAACACTGCACGTAAAGCAGAGTTTGAATACGCGATGAGCAATTCACTTGGATTTGGTGGACATAACGCTTCGTTAGTATTCAAGAAAGTATAA
- a CDS encoding ABC transporter ATP-binding protein, giving the protein MNEVLLEIKNLKTSFRIKDNYYAAVDDVSLNVKKNEVLAIVGESGSGKSAFAFSIMGLHTRAQIEGQINYKGNNLVTANPAQMKKLRGSEMGMIFQDALSALNPLMVVGAQIDEAIFLHNPKSSKSLRKKQVINLLNQVGIPRPEKTYHQYPHELSGGMRQRIVIAMAISNQPELLIADEPTTALDVTIQSQILDLIKELKETIHAGIILITHDLGVVAEMADRVAVMYAGQIVEIADIYTLMENPKHPYTRSLLNSIPTLSEVKSDLHVIQGVVPSLQKLPRTGCRFASRIPWIDDSSHEASPELHEISTGHFVRCTCYKDFYFPEKVEEEHNYVAN; this is encoded by the coding sequence GTGAATGAAGTTTTGCTTGAAATCAAAAATCTAAAAACGTCCTTTAGAATTAAAGATAATTATTATGCTGCAGTTGATGATGTTTCCTTGAATGTTAAAAAAAATGAAGTGCTGGCAATTGTGGGGGAATCTGGCTCCGGAAAAAGTGCATTTGCGTTCTCCATTATGGGTCTTCATACAAGAGCCCAAATAGAAGGCCAAATCAATTATAAAGGAAATAACTTAGTAACGGCAAATCCGGCTCAAATGAAAAAGTTGCGAGGCAGCGAAATGGGGATGATTTTTCAAGATGCTCTGTCGGCGCTAAATCCACTTATGGTAGTGGGCGCTCAGATTGATGAAGCGATATTCCTTCACAATCCGAAAAGCTCAAAGAGTTTGAGGAAAAAACAAGTGATCAATCTATTAAACCAAGTCGGCATTCCGCGACCAGAAAAAACATATCATCAGTATCCACACGAATTGTCAGGTGGTATGCGTCAACGCATTGTGATCGCCATGGCCATCTCCAATCAGCCTGAGTTGCTGATTGCCGATGAACCGACAACTGCGCTGGACGTAACCATTCAATCTCAAATTTTGGATTTGATTAAAGAACTAAAAGAGACCATTCATGCTGGCATTATTCTGATCACGCATGATTTAGGTGTAGTCGCTGAAATGGCCGACAGAGTCGCTGTTATGTATGCCGGACAAATCGTAGAAATCGCTGATATCTATACCTTAATGGAAAACCCGAAGCATCCGTACACACGGTCATTATTAAATTCGATTCCAACATTATCAGAAGTGAAATCAGATCTTCATGTTATTCAAGGTGTGGTTCCTTCCTTACAAAAGTTACCGAGAACTGGCTGTCGCTTTGCTTCTCGTATCCCATGGATTGATGATTCTTCTCATGAGGCTTCACCTGAACTCCATGAGATAAGCACAGGCCACTTTGTGCGCTGTACGTGCTACAAGGATTTCTACTTTCCAGAAAAAGTCGAGGAGGAACACAATTATGTCGCTAATTGA